One part of the Xiphophorus maculatus strain JP 163 A chromosome 1, X_maculatus-5.0-male, whole genome shotgun sequence genome encodes these proteins:
- the stk38 gene encoding serine/threonine-protein kinase 38 isoform X2, which translates to MAMTGQSSCASMSNHTKERVTMAKVTLENFYSNLIAQHEEREMRQQKLEKVMDQEGLADEEKRVRRSEHARKETEFLRLKRTRLGLEDFESLKVIGRGAFGEVRLVQKKDTGHVYAMKILRKADMLEKEQVGHIRAERDILVEADSLWVVKMFYSFQDKMNLYLIMEFLPGGDMMTLLMKMDTLSEEATQFYVAETVLAIDSIHQLGFIHRDIKPDNLLLDARGHVKLSDFGLCTGLKKAHRTDFYKNLNHSLPSDLTFQNMNSKRKAETWKRNRRQLAFSTVGTPDYIAPEVFMQNGYNKLCDWWSLGVIMYEMLIGYPPFCSETPQETYRKVMNWRETLTFPPEVPISEKAKDLILRFCSEEEHRIGAARVEEIKSNPFFEGVDYDHIRERPAAITINIKSIDDTSNFDEFPDSDILTPTTTQVSNHSEADLKNKDWVFINYTYKRFEGLTARGAIPSYMKSGKR; encoded by the exons ATGGCGATGACTGGCCAGAGCTCGTGTGCTTCGATGAGTAACCACACCAAGGAACGGGTCACCATGGCCAAAGTGACCCTGGAGAACTTCTACAGTAACCTCATTGCTCAGCATGAGGAGAGGGAGATGAG ACAGCAGAAGCTGGAGAAGGTGATGGATCAGGAGGGGCTGGCTGATGAAGAG AAACGTGTCCGGCGTTCTGAGCATGCCCGGAAGGAAACAGAGTTCCTGCGTTTAAAACGCACTCGGCTGGGACTGGAGGACTTTGAGTCCCTGAAGGTGATTGGCAGAGGAGCCTTTGGAGAG GTTCGCCTGGTACAGAAAAAAGACACGGGGCACGTCTACGCCATGAAGATACTCCGTAAAGCTGACATGTTGGAGAAAGAACag GTGGGCCACATCCGTGCCGAGCGAGACATTCTGGTGGAAGCAGACAGCCTGTGGGTGGTGAAAATGTTCTACAGTTTCCAGGACAAGATGAACCTCTACCTGATCATGGAGTTTCTCCCTGGAG GAGACATGATGACTCTGTTGATGAAGATGGACACTCTGTCAGAGGAAGCCACTCAGTTCTACGTTGCAGAGACGGTGCTGGCCATCGACTCCATCCACCAGCTGGGCTTCATCCACAGAGACATCAAACCTGACAACTTGCTGCTGGACGCCAGA GGTCACGTGAAGCTGTCGGACTTCGGCTTGTGCACCGGGTTGAAGAAGGCTCACCGCACAGACTTCTACAAAAACCTGAATCACAGCCTGCCCAGTGACCTCA CCTTTCAGAACATGAACTCTAAGAGGAAAGCCGAGACCTGGAAGAGGAACAGGAGGCAGCTG GCCTTTTCCACAGTGGGAACCCCAGATTACATCGCTCCTGAGGTATTCATGCAGAACGGATACAACAAGCTGTGTGACTGGTGGAGCCTTGGTGTCATCATGTACGAGATGCTGATCG GGTATCCTCCGTTCTGCTCCGAGACGCCTCAGGAGACCTACAGGAAGGTGATGAACTGGAGAGAGACGCTCACCTTTCCCCCAGAAGTGCCAATATCAGAGAAGGCTAAAGACCTCATTCTCAG GTTCTGCAGTGAGGAGGAGCACAGGATCGGTGCTGCCAGGGTGGAGGAGATCAAGTCCAACCCGTTCTTTGAGGGGGTGGACTACGACCACATCAG GGAAAGACCTGCTGCCATTACCATAAACATCAAAAGCATTGACGACACGTCCAACTTCGACGAGTTCCCCGACTCGGACATCCTCACTCCAACTA ccACCCAAGTGTCCAATCACAGCGAGGCTGACCTGAAGAACAAGGACTGGGTCTTCATCAACTACACCTACAAGCGCTTTGAGGGTCTGACGGCTCGAGGAGCCATTCCATCCTACATGAAGTCAGGGAAGAGATGA
- the stk38 gene encoding serine/threonine-protein kinase 38 isoform X1 produces the protein MAMTGQSSCASMSNHTKERVTMAKVTLENFYSNLIAQHEEREMRQQKLEKVMDQEGLADEEKRVRRSEHARKETEFLRLKRTRLGLEDFESLKVIGRGAFGEVRLVQKKDTGHVYAMKILRKADMLEKEQVGHIRAERDILVEADSLWVVKMFYSFQDKMNLYLIMEFLPGGDMMTLLMKMDTLSEEATQFYVAETVLAIDSIHQLGFIHRDIKPDNLLLDARGHVKLSDFGLCTGLKKAHRTDFYKNLNHSLPSDLSKQTFQNMNSKRKAETWKRNRRQLAFSTVGTPDYIAPEVFMQNGYNKLCDWWSLGVIMYEMLIGYPPFCSETPQETYRKVMNWRETLTFPPEVPISEKAKDLILRFCSEEEHRIGAARVEEIKSNPFFEGVDYDHIRERPAAITINIKSIDDTSNFDEFPDSDILTPTTTQVSNHSEADLKNKDWVFINYTYKRFEGLTARGAIPSYMKSGKR, from the exons ATGGCGATGACTGGCCAGAGCTCGTGTGCTTCGATGAGTAACCACACCAAGGAACGGGTCACCATGGCCAAAGTGACCCTGGAGAACTTCTACAGTAACCTCATTGCTCAGCATGAGGAGAGGGAGATGAG ACAGCAGAAGCTGGAGAAGGTGATGGATCAGGAGGGGCTGGCTGATGAAGAG AAACGTGTCCGGCGTTCTGAGCATGCCCGGAAGGAAACAGAGTTCCTGCGTTTAAAACGCACTCGGCTGGGACTGGAGGACTTTGAGTCCCTGAAGGTGATTGGCAGAGGAGCCTTTGGAGAG GTTCGCCTGGTACAGAAAAAAGACACGGGGCACGTCTACGCCATGAAGATACTCCGTAAAGCTGACATGTTGGAGAAAGAACag GTGGGCCACATCCGTGCCGAGCGAGACATTCTGGTGGAAGCAGACAGCCTGTGGGTGGTGAAAATGTTCTACAGTTTCCAGGACAAGATGAACCTCTACCTGATCATGGAGTTTCTCCCTGGAG GAGACATGATGACTCTGTTGATGAAGATGGACACTCTGTCAGAGGAAGCCACTCAGTTCTACGTTGCAGAGACGGTGCTGGCCATCGACTCCATCCACCAGCTGGGCTTCATCCACAGAGACATCAAACCTGACAACTTGCTGCTGGACGCCAGA GGTCACGTGAAGCTGTCGGACTTCGGCTTGTGCACCGGGTTGAAGAAGGCTCACCGCACAGACTTCTACAAAAACCTGAATCACAGCCTGCCCAGTGACCTCAGTAAGCAAA CCTTTCAGAACATGAACTCTAAGAGGAAAGCCGAGACCTGGAAGAGGAACAGGAGGCAGCTG GCCTTTTCCACAGTGGGAACCCCAGATTACATCGCTCCTGAGGTATTCATGCAGAACGGATACAACAAGCTGTGTGACTGGTGGAGCCTTGGTGTCATCATGTACGAGATGCTGATCG GGTATCCTCCGTTCTGCTCCGAGACGCCTCAGGAGACCTACAGGAAGGTGATGAACTGGAGAGAGACGCTCACCTTTCCCCCAGAAGTGCCAATATCAGAGAAGGCTAAAGACCTCATTCTCAG GTTCTGCAGTGAGGAGGAGCACAGGATCGGTGCTGCCAGGGTGGAGGAGATCAAGTCCAACCCGTTCTTTGAGGGGGTGGACTACGACCACATCAG GGAAAGACCTGCTGCCATTACCATAAACATCAAAAGCATTGACGACACGTCCAACTTCGACGAGTTCCCCGACTCGGACATCCTCACTCCAACTA ccACCCAAGTGTCCAATCACAGCGAGGCTGACCTGAAGAACAAGGACTGGGTCTTCATCAACTACACCTACAAGCGCTTTGAGGGTCTGACGGCTCGAGGAGCCATTCCATCCTACATGAAGTCAGGGAAGAGATGA
- the pex10 gene encoding peroxisome biogenesis factor 10 gives MPLAPANQAQLIRSSQKDEFYRSLLRNSANEACQSVAGSKHWLDWRREVELLSDLAYYGLTTLSGYQTLGEEYVGIVQVDPSRRQIPSRARRCLFVLCHAFVPYLLEKALVCLENELEGGPEARRRQAASGAWSLEHWLRRAAQSAVGLLTERQRKACQPAVFVIQQSLALLHRLHVALFYVSSSFYHMSKRAAGIGYLCVAGPNADDSSIRRSYRLLGCVSFLQLLVTLSLQLNNLRQRQRARQEWQLYRSLSPRHPASSASASRPARCILCLEARRNSTCTPCGHLFCWECIAEWCNTKAECPLCREKFLPHRLVFLRNYS, from the exons ATGCCTCTGGCTCCTGCAAACCAGGCCCAGCTGATCCGGTCCAGTCAGAAGGATGAATTCTACCGGAGCCTCCTGAGGAACAGCGCTAACGAAGCCTGTCAGAGTGTCGCAG GATCCAAACACTGGCTGGACTGGAGGAGAGAGGTGGAGCTGCTGTCAGACTTGGCTTACTATGGTTTAACCACGCTCTCAG GTTATCAGACTCTGGGCGAGGAGTATGTGGGGATCGTCCAGGTGGATCCCTCCCGGCGGCAGATCCCGTCCCGGGCCAGGCGCTGCCTCTTCGTCCTCTGTCACGCCTTTGTGCCGTACCTCCTGGAGAAGGCCCTGGTGTGTCTGGAGAACGAGCTGGAAGGCGGGCCGGAGGCGCGGCGGCGCCAGGCAGCGTCGGGGGCCTGGAGCCTGGAGCACTGGCTCCGGAGGGCGGCGCAGAGCGCGGTGGGGCTGCTGACGGAGCGGCAGAGGAAGGCCTGCCAGCCGGCCGTGTTTGTGATCCAGCAGAGCCTGGCCCTGCTGCACCGACTCCATGTTGCTCTCTTCTACGTCAGCAGCTCCTTCTACCACATGTCCAAGAGGGCAGCTGGAATCGGCTAC CTGTGTGTGGCGGGGCCGAACGCTGATGACTCGTCCATCAGGAGAAGCTACCGGCTGCTGGGTTGCGTATCTTTCCTCCAGCTGCTCGTCACTCTGAGTCTGCAGCTCAACAACCTGAGGCAGAGGCAGAGAGCCAGGCAGGAGTGGCAGCTCTACAGGAGCCTCAG TCCTCGGCACCCAGCGAGCTCCGCCTCCGCGTCCCGACCTGCGCGCTGCATCCTCTGCCTGGAGGCGCGCAGGAACTCCACCTGCACCCCCTGTGGACACCTGTTCTGCTGGGAGTGCATCGCCGAGTGGTGCAACACCAAG GCAGAGTGTCCTTTGTGTCGGGAGAAGTTCCTGCCTCATAGACTGGTGTTTCTAAGGAACTACAGCTAG